From one Rhizobium lentis genomic stretch:
- a CDS encoding sugar ABC transporter ATP-binding protein encodes MAVSPTTMAAVRASGAVPNAEFLLSAEGVRKEFPGVVALDDVQFRLKRASVHALMGENGAGKSTLMKILAGIYTPDKGDIRLKGVEIRLKSPLDALENGIAMIHQELNLMPFMTVAENIWIRREPKNRFGFIDHGVMRRMTEELFARLNIDIDPDVEVRHLSVANRQMVEIAKAVSYNSDVLIMDEPTSALTEREVEHLFLIIRDLRAQGIGIVYITHKMNELFEIADEFSVFRDGRYIGTHASTEVTRDDIIRMMVGREITQMFPKEDVPIGDVVLSVKDLCLNGVFRNVSFEVRAGEILGVAGLVGSGRSNVAETLFGVTPASSGTIELFGKPVTISSPTEAIRHQMAFLTEDRKDTGCLLILDILENMQIAVLQDKYVKGGFVQQGALEATCEDMAKRLRVKTPNLYERVENLSGGNQQKVLIGRWLLTHPKILILDEPTRGIDVGAKAEIHRLVTEMARNGVAVIMISSEMPEVLGMSDRIMVMHEGLVTGFLNRDEATQIKVMELAAQ; translated from the coding sequence ATGGCCGTCAGCCCGACAACCATGGCCGCCGTGCGTGCAAGCGGCGCAGTTCCGAATGCGGAGTTTCTGTTGAGCGCCGAGGGCGTGCGCAAGGAATTTCCCGGTGTCGTCGCACTCGACGACGTGCAGTTCCGGCTGAAGCGCGCCTCCGTGCATGCGCTGATGGGCGAAAACGGCGCCGGCAAATCGACACTGATGAAGATCCTCGCCGGCATCTACACGCCCGATAAAGGCGATATTCGCCTGAAGGGGGTCGAGATCCGGTTGAAATCGCCGCTCGACGCACTGGAGAACGGCATCGCCATGATCCATCAGGAACTCAACCTGATGCCGTTCATGACCGTTGCTGAAAATATCTGGATCCGCCGCGAACCGAAAAACCGTTTCGGTTTCATTGATCACGGCGTAATGCGTCGCATGACCGAGGAGCTGTTTGCCCGGCTTAATATTGACATCGATCCCGATGTCGAGGTGCGGCACTTGTCGGTCGCCAACCGGCAGATGGTCGAGATCGCCAAGGCGGTTTCCTATAATTCCGATGTTCTCATCATGGACGAGCCGACTTCGGCGCTGACAGAGCGCGAGGTCGAGCATCTTTTCCTAATCATCCGCGACCTCCGGGCTCAGGGCATCGGCATCGTCTACATCACCCATAAGATGAACGAGCTGTTCGAGATCGCCGATGAGTTCTCGGTCTTTCGTGATGGCCGATATATTGGCACGCACGCCTCAACCGAGGTCACCCGCGACGACATCATTCGCATGATGGTTGGGCGCGAGATCACCCAGATGTTTCCGAAAGAAGATGTGCCGATCGGCGACGTCGTGCTCTCCGTCAAGGATCTCTGCCTCAATGGTGTCTTCCGCAACGTTTCCTTCGAGGTCAGGGCCGGCGAGATCCTGGGTGTGGCCGGCCTCGTCGGCTCCGGACGGTCGAATGTCGCCGAAACGCTGTTCGGCGTGACGCCGGCCAGCTCCGGCACGATCGAACTGTTCGGCAAGCCGGTGACGATTTCCTCGCCGACCGAGGCCATCCGTCACCAGATGGCATTCCTCACCGAGGACCGCAAAGACACCGGCTGCCTGTTGATTCTGGATATTCTCGAGAACATGCAGATCGCCGTCCTGCAGGACAAATATGTCAAGGGCGGTTTCGTGCAGCAGGGAGCGCTCGAGGCGACTTGCGAAGACATGGCAAAAAGGCTGCGCGTAAAAACCCCCAATCTTTACGAGCGGGTGGAAAACCTTTCGGGTGGCAATCAGCAAAAGGTGCTGATCGGACGCTGGCTGCTCACCCATCCGAAGATCCTGATCCTCGACGAACCTACGCGCGGCATCGATGTCGGCGCCAAGGCGGAAATTCATCGGCTGGTCACGGAAATGGCGCGAAACGGCGTGGCAGTTATCATGATCTCATCCGAAATGCCCGAGGTTCTCGGCATGAGCGACCGCATCATGGTCATGCATGAGGGCCTGGTGACCGGTTTCCTCAATCGCGATGAAGCAACGCAGATCAAGGTGATGGAGTTGGCTGCGCAGTGA
- a CDS encoding ABC transporter permease, whose product MSTKAAEGAAPLATRQKRRRLPTELSIFLVLVGIALIYEVLGWLLIGQSFLLNSQRLTIMILQVSVIGIIAVGVTQVIITGGIDLSSGSVVGMTAMIATSFAQSSTWGRAVFPSLTDLPAVVPIMIGLLIGAAAGLANGALIAYTKIPPFIATLGMFVSARGVAKWYTKGQPVSGITEQFHFIGTKAWPVVVFLVVALIFHIALRYTRYGKFTYAIGANPQAARVSGINIEAHLVKVYVIAGLLAGLAGIVTAARAETAQASMGVGYELDAIAATVIGGTSLTGGVGRITGTVIGTIILGVMTSGFTFLRIDAYYQEIVKGFIIVAAVVIDVYRQKKRRKH is encoded by the coding sequence ATGAGTACCAAGGCAGCAGAGGGCGCGGCTCCGCTCGCAACTCGGCAAAAGCGGCGGCGCTTACCGACTGAGCTCAGCATTTTCCTCGTGCTCGTCGGCATTGCGCTGATCTACGAAGTGCTTGGCTGGCTTCTCATCGGTCAGAGCTTTCTTCTGAATTCGCAGCGCCTGACAATCATGATCCTGCAGGTCTCCGTCATCGGCATTATTGCGGTCGGCGTCACGCAGGTCATTATAACCGGCGGCATCGATCTTTCGTCGGGCTCGGTCGTCGGCATGACGGCGATGATCGCCACAAGTTTCGCCCAGTCCTCCACCTGGGGGCGGGCCGTCTTTCCGTCGCTGACCGACCTGCCGGCTGTCGTGCCCATCATGATCGGCCTGTTGATCGGGGCGGCCGCCGGCCTGGCAAACGGCGCGCTCATCGCCTACACGAAAATCCCGCCGTTTATTGCAACACTCGGCATGTTCGTCTCCGCCAGAGGTGTTGCCAAGTGGTATACGAAAGGCCAGCCGGTTTCCGGGATCACCGAACAGTTTCATTTCATTGGAACGAAGGCTTGGCCGGTTGTCGTCTTCCTCGTCGTCGCGCTGATCTTCCATATCGCGTTGCGCTACACCCGCTATGGAAAGTTCACCTACGCCATCGGCGCCAACCCGCAGGCGGCGCGTGTTTCCGGCATCAATATCGAGGCGCATCTCGTCAAGGTCTATGTCATCGCCGGATTGCTTGCGGGCCTCGCCGGCATCGTCACGGCGGCACGCGCCGAAACCGCACAGGCAAGCATGGGCGTCGGATATGAGCTGGACGCGATCGCCGCGACCGTCATCGGCGGCACCTCCCTCACCGGCGGCGTCGGCCGCATCACCGGCACCGTCATCGGCACCATCATCCTCGGCGTCATGACCTCCGGCTTCACCTTCCTCAGGATCGACGCCTATTACCAGGAGATCGTCAAAGGCTTCATCATCGTCGCGGCTGTCGTCATCGACGTCTACAGACAGAAGAAGCGCCGAAAACACTGA
- a CDS encoding ABC transporter permease, with the protein MTAPASPSPAMSRREWLLSDRPQSRMQARLGRAYVTWRQFTANRLAVVGLMIIVALLLVAAFADLIATHNPVVGDLRNARLLPPGTAGYLLGTDDQGRDIYSRLIYGSRLTLFVVVLVAVISAPIGLIVGTVSGYAGGWVDATLMRITDIFLAFPKLVLALAFVAALGPGIQNAIIAIAITSWPPYARIARAETLTVRRSDYISAVRLMGASPLRIIVRHVMPLCISSLIVRVTLDMAGIILTAAGLGFLGLGAQPPLPEWGAMIASGRRFILDQWWVAAMPGIAILIVSLGFNLLGDGLRDALDPKESGQ; encoded by the coding sequence ATGACGGCCCCTGCCAGCCCATCTCCTGCGATGAGCCGCCGCGAATGGCTGCTTTCCGACCGGCCGCAATCGCGCATGCAGGCCCGCCTCGGCCGCGCCTACGTCACCTGGCGGCAGTTCACGGCAAACAGGCTCGCCGTCGTCGGACTCATGATCATCGTCGCGCTGCTCCTGGTCGCGGCTTTCGCCGATCTCATCGCCACGCACAACCCGGTCGTCGGCGATCTCCGCAATGCCCGTTTGCTTCCGCCGGGAACGGCCGGCTATCTTCTCGGTACGGACGACCAAGGCCGCGATATTTACTCGCGATTGATCTACGGATCCCGATTGACGCTGTTCGTCGTCGTGCTTGTCGCCGTCATCTCCGCGCCGATCGGCCTGATCGTCGGCACCGTCTCCGGTTATGCCGGCGGCTGGGTGGATGCGACGCTGATGCGCATCACCGATATCTTCCTCGCCTTTCCGAAGCTGGTGCTGGCACTTGCCTTCGTCGCCGCACTTGGCCCCGGCATTCAGAACGCGATCATCGCCATCGCCATCACCTCTTGGCCGCCCTATGCCCGCATCGCGCGCGCCGAGACGCTGACGGTCCGGCGTTCCGACTATATCTCGGCCGTGCGGTTGATGGGCGCATCGCCTTTGCGCATCATCGTGCGCCATGTCATGCCGCTCTGCATTTCCTCGCTGATCGTCCGCGTGACGCTCGATATGGCCGGCATCATCCTGACGGCGGCCGGTCTCGGCTTCCTCGGCCTCGGCGCGCAGCCGCCGCTGCCGGAATGGGGGGCGATGATCGCCTCGGGGCGGCGCTTCATTCTCGACCAATGGTGGGTGGCGGCGATGCCTGGCATCGCCATTCTCATCGTCAGCCTCGGCTTCAATCTCCTCGGCGACGGCCTGCGTGACGCGCTCGATCCGAAGGAGAGCGGCCAATGA
- a CDS encoding ABC transporter substrate-binding protein: protein MMMTKLSRNVRMLSAGAALSLLMMAAPSAFAETPKDTLVEGFAIDDIITMDPGEAFELSTAEITSNSYSLLVRLDLADTSKVKGDLAESWTVSDDGLTYTFKLKPGLKFASGNPITAEDVAWSFERAVKLDKSPAFILTQFGLTGDNVAEKAKATDANTFVFTVDKAYAPSFVLNCLTATVASVVDKKLVLEHVKAVTPDAEHKYDNDFGNEWLKTGYAGSGAFKLREWRANEVVVLERNDNYYGDKAKLNRVIYRYMKESSAQRLALEAGDIDIARNLEPGDIDAVSKDADLATTSAPKGTIYYVSLNNKNENLKKPEVQEAFKYLVDYDAIGATLIKGIGEIHQTFLPKGQLGALDENPYKLDVAKAKELLAKAGVPDGFSVTMDVRNTQPVTGIAESMQQTLAQAGVKLEIIPGDGKQTLTKYRARTHDMYIGQWGSDYFDPNSNADTFTSNPDNSDAGTVKTLAWRNTWEAPELDKVVKAALLERDGEKRAAMYEEVQKKFLANSPFIIIFQQTEVAGYRKNLTDFKLGPSFDTNFVGPIGKE from the coding sequence ATGATGATGACCAAGCTCAGCCGCAATGTTCGAATGCTTTCCGCAGGAGCCGCTCTTTCGCTCCTGATGATGGCCGCACCATCTGCCTTTGCCGAGACGCCGAAGGACACGCTGGTCGAAGGATTTGCCATCGACGATATTATCACGATGGACCCCGGCGAGGCTTTCGAGCTTTCGACGGCGGAGATTACCAGCAACAGCTACAGCTTGCTTGTCCGCCTCGATCTCGCCGATACGTCCAAGGTCAAGGGAGATCTTGCCGAGAGCTGGACCGTCTCGGATGACGGCCTCACCTATACGTTCAAGCTGAAACCGGGCCTGAAATTCGCCTCCGGCAATCCGATTACCGCCGAAGATGTCGCCTGGTCGTTCGAGCGCGCCGTCAAGCTCGACAAGAGCCCGGCCTTCATCCTCACCCAGTTCGGCCTGACCGGCGATAATGTCGCCGAAAAGGCCAAGGCGACCGACGCCAACACCTTTGTCTTCACCGTCGACAAGGCCTATGCGCCGAGCTTCGTGCTCAACTGCCTGACGGCAACCGTCGCTTCGGTGGTCGATAAGAAGCTCGTCCTGGAACATGTGAAGGCGGTAACGCCGGATGCCGAGCACAAATACGACAATGATTTCGGCAACGAATGGCTGAAGACCGGCTATGCCGGTTCCGGCGCCTTCAAGCTGCGCGAATGGCGGGCCAACGAAGTCGTCGTGCTCGAGCGCAACGACAATTATTACGGCGACAAGGCCAAGCTCAATCGCGTGATCTACCGCTACATGAAGGAAAGTTCGGCCCAGCGCCTGGCGCTTGAAGCCGGCGATATCGACATCGCCCGCAATCTGGAGCCGGGCGATATCGACGCGGTTTCCAAAGATGCCGATCTGGCGACGACGAGCGCGCCGAAGGGCACGATCTATTACGTCAGCCTCAACAACAAGAATGAGAACCTGAAGAAGCCCGAGGTCCAGGAGGCCTTCAAGTATCTGGTCGACTACGATGCGATTGGCGCGACCCTGATCAAGGGCATCGGCGAAATCCACCAGACCTTCCTGCCGAAGGGTCAGCTCGGTGCGCTCGACGAAAATCCCTACAAGCTCGACGTTGCCAAGGCCAAGGAATTGCTTGCCAAGGCCGGCGTCCCGGATGGCTTCTCGGTGACAATGGACGTGCGCAACACACAACCGGTGACCGGTATCGCTGAATCCATGCAGCAGACGCTGGCGCAGGCCGGCGTGAAGCTGGAGATCATCCCCGGCGACGGCAAACAGACGTTGACCAAATATCGCGCCCGCACCCACGACATGTATATCGGCCAGTGGGGCTCGGACTATTTCGATCCGAATTCCAATGCCGACACCTTCACAAGCAATCCCGACAATTCGGACGCGGGCACGGTGAAGACGCTTGCATGGCGCAACACCTGGGAGGCGCCGGAGCTCGACAAGGTCGTCAAGGCCGCCCTGCTCGAGCGCGACGGTGAGAAGCGTGCCGCCATGTACGAGGAGGTCCAGAAAAAATTCCTGGCCAACAGCCCCTTCATCATCATCTTCCAGCAGACCGAGGTGGCCGGCTATCGCAAGAATCTGACAGACTTCAAGCTGGGTCCGAGTTTCGACACCAATTTCGTCGGCCCGATCGGCAAGGAATAA
- a CDS encoding ABC transporter ATP-binding protein: MSAALHIDNLSVVYDDFHALKDVGIRVEGGESFGLVGESGSGKSTLLRAVAGLAPISGGTIHIDGEELKGSKRSKAFYRRVQMVFQDPYGSLHPRQTIDRLLLEPLAIHALADSDRRIARALDEVGLGNGFRFRYPHQLSGGQRQRVAIARALIVEPAILLLDEPTSALDASVQAEVLNLLEQIRRDRKLTFVMVSHDLGVITHMCEKLAVMRNGAVVERLSSQELAEGAVQENYTKNLMIASKGFVKA; the protein is encoded by the coding sequence ATGAGCGCAGCCCTTCACATCGACAATCTCAGTGTCGTCTATGACGATTTTCATGCGCTGAAGGATGTCGGCATCCGCGTCGAAGGCGGCGAATCCTTCGGTCTCGTCGGCGAATCCGGGTCGGGAAAATCGACCTTGCTGCGCGCCGTGGCCGGACTTGCGCCGATCAGCGGCGGGACGATCCATATCGACGGCGAAGAGCTGAAAGGTTCGAAGCGCAGCAAGGCCTTCTATCGGCGCGTGCAAATGGTCTTTCAGGATCCTTATGGCTCGCTGCATCCGCGCCAGACGATCGACCGGCTGCTGCTCGAACCACTTGCGATCCACGCCCTTGCTGACAGCGATAGGCGCATTGCCCGGGCGCTCGACGAGGTCGGCCTCGGCAATGGTTTCCGTTTCCGCTATCCGCATCAGCTTTCCGGCGGCCAGCGGCAGCGTGTGGCGATCGCCCGGGCGCTGATCGTAGAACCCGCGATCCTGCTGCTCGACGAGCCGACATCGGCGCTCGACGCCTCCGTGCAGGCGGAGGTGCTCAACCTGCTCGAACAGATCCGACGCGACCGCAAACTGACCTTCGTGATGGTGAGCCATGACCTCGGCGTCATCACCCACATGTGCGAAAAGCTCGCCGTGATGCGCAATGGCGCCGTCGTCGAGCGATTGAGCTCGCAAGAGCTGGCAGAGGGCGCGGTCCAGGAGAACTACACGAAAAATTTGATGATCGCGAGCAAGGGTTTCGTCAAAGCCTGA
- a CDS encoding sugar ABC transporter substrate-binding protein encodes MKKFILGTAMALVMSTAAHAETVGVSMAKFDDNFLTVLRNGMTDYAKTLDGVTLQVEDAQNDVSKQQSQIQNFIASKVDAIIVNPVDTDATTAMSKLAADAGIPLVYVNREPVNVDTLPDKQAFVASNEQESGTLETKEICRILGGKGKAVVIMGELSNQAARMRTQDIHDVVKTDECKGIEIVEEQTANWDRTQGADLMTNWLSSGIEFDAVISNNDEMAIGAIQALKAAGKDLSKIVIGGVDATQDALAAMQAGDLDVTVFQDAAGQGKGALDTALKLAKGEKVEKKVYIPFQLVTPENVKDFVAKN; translated from the coding sequence ATGAAAAAGTTTATCCTGGGCACTGCGATGGCGCTCGTCATGTCGACGGCCGCTCACGCGGAGACGGTCGGCGTGTCGATGGCCAAGTTCGACGACAACTTCCTGACCGTACTTCGCAACGGCATGACCGATTATGCCAAGACGCTGGATGGCGTCACCCTGCAGGTCGAAGACGCGCAGAACGACGTCTCCAAGCAGCAGAGCCAGATTCAGAATTTCATCGCCTCCAAGGTCGATGCAATCATCGTCAACCCTGTCGATACCGACGCTACGACGGCGATGTCGAAGCTTGCGGCCGATGCCGGCATTCCCCTGGTTTACGTCAACCGCGAGCCGGTCAATGTCGACACGCTTCCGGACAAGCAGGCCTTCGTCGCTTCCAATGAGCAGGAATCGGGCACGTTGGAAACCAAGGAAATCTGCCGCATTCTCGGTGGCAAGGGCAAAGCCGTCGTCATCATGGGCGAGCTTTCCAACCAGGCTGCGCGCATGCGCACCCAGGACATCCATGACGTCGTCAAGACCGACGAGTGCAAGGGCATCGAGATCGTCGAAGAGCAGACGGCCAACTGGGATCGTACCCAGGGCGCCGACCTTATGACCAACTGGCTCTCCAGCGGCATCGAGTTCGATGCGGTGATCTCCAACAACGACGAAATGGCAATCGGCGCCATCCAGGCGCTGAAGGCCGCCGGCAAGGATCTGAGCAAGATCGTCATCGGCGGTGTCGACGCCACTCAGGACGCGCTAGCCGCCATGCAGGCGGGTGACCTCGACGTCACCGTGTTCCAGGACGCCGCCGGCCAGGGCAAGGGCGCTCTTGATACGGCGCTCAAGCTTGCCAAGGGCGAAAAGGTCGAAAAGAAGGTCTATATCCCCTTCCAGCTCGTCACGCCGGAAAACGTCAAGGACTTCGTCGCCAAGAACTGA
- a CDS encoding ABC transporter ATP-binding protein, with protein sequence MTTLLTVDNLKVSYPTRTEVIEAVRGVSFTLGKERLGIVGESGSGKSQTGRAIMGLTPKHGIVTADRLDFNGIDLIRASAGERRRLRGKRIAMILQDPKYSLDPVMTIGRQICETLRTHEKLGKAEARERALAMLEAVQIRDPKRVFDLHPHEVSGGMGQRAMIAMMLIAGPELLIADEPTSALDVTVQLDVLRIMDQLVSERGMGLIFVSHDLRLVSSFCDRVIVMYAGKIVEELAAADLKHAQHPYTRGLLNCMPEIGVNRHPLPVLDRRPEWAA encoded by the coding sequence ATGACGACACTTCTGACGGTGGACAATCTCAAGGTCAGCTACCCCACGCGCACCGAGGTGATCGAGGCCGTGCGCGGCGTCTCCTTCACGCTCGGAAAGGAAAGGCTCGGCATTGTCGGCGAATCCGGTTCCGGCAAGTCGCAGACCGGCCGGGCGATCATGGGGCTGACGCCGAAACACGGCATCGTCACGGCCGACAGGCTTGATTTCAATGGCATCGACCTCATCAGGGCTTCCGCCGGTGAAAGGCGCAGGCTGCGTGGCAAGCGCATCGCCATGATCCTGCAGGACCCGAAATATTCACTCGATCCGGTTATGACGATCGGCCGGCAGATCTGCGAAACGCTGCGCACGCATGAGAAGCTCGGCAAGGCGGAGGCGCGCGAACGGGCGCTCGCCATGCTGGAAGCGGTGCAGATCCGCGACCCGAAAAGGGTCTTCGACCTGCATCCGCACGAGGTCTCGGGCGGCATGGGACAGCGCGCGATGATTGCCATGATGCTGATTGCCGGACCTGAACTGCTGATTGCCGACGAACCCACCTCGGCGCTCGACGTGACCGTCCAGCTCGACGTGCTGAGGATTATGGACCAGCTGGTCTCCGAGCGGGGTATGGGGCTGATCTTCGTTTCCCATGATCTGAGGCTGGTCTCTTCCTTCTGCGACCGAGTGATCGTCATGTATGCCGGCAAGATCGTCGAAGAGCTCGCCGCCGCCGACCTCAAACATGCGCAGCACCCCTATACCAGGGGACTGCTGAACTGCATGCCCGAGATCGGTGTAAACCGCCATCCCCTGCCGGTGCTGGACCGCAGGCCGGAGTGGGCGGCATGA
- a CDS encoding ABC transporter permease: protein MSTVGTTREARPRKGRAATFAKATGRFLFAAVTTYLGLLAVTFFIGRVVPIDPVLAILGDRAPTHVVERVRQEMGFNLPLYQQFYIYIKGILAGDFGNSVLTTNPVMVDIRRVMPATIELATLGTLIGACVGVPLGVLAAVRRGSIADQVVRVIGLIGYSVPIFWLALIALVIFYAQLRWVAFPGRIDIVFEYTFTPITGFYLLDSAWQGQWDVFSDVFRHIILPASLLGYFSLAYISRMTRSFMLNELSQEYIVAARAKGLSETRVIWGHALRNAAVPLVTVIALSYAGLLEGSVLTETVFSWPGIGLYITNSLQNADMNAVLGGTIVIGTIFIGINLLSDLLYRTLDPRTRNR, encoded by the coding sequence TTGAGCACCGTCGGAACAACACGGGAGGCGCGGCCCCGAAAGGGCCGTGCCGCCACCTTCGCAAAGGCGACAGGGCGCTTCCTGTTCGCCGCCGTCACCACCTATCTCGGCCTTCTGGCCGTCACCTTCTTCATCGGCCGCGTCGTGCCGATCGATCCTGTGCTCGCCATCCTCGGCGATCGCGCCCCCACCCATGTCGTCGAGCGGGTACGACAGGAAATGGGCTTCAACCTGCCGCTCTATCAGCAGTTCTACATCTATATCAAAGGCATCCTGGCCGGAGATTTCGGCAATTCGGTGCTGACGACCAATCCCGTCATGGTCGATATCCGCCGCGTCATGCCGGCGACGATCGAGCTCGCGACGCTCGGGACGCTCATCGGCGCCTGTGTCGGCGTGCCGCTCGGCGTCCTCGCCGCCGTGCGCCGCGGCAGTATCGCCGACCAGGTCGTGCGGGTCATCGGCCTCATCGGCTATTCGGTGCCGATCTTCTGGTTGGCGCTGATCGCGCTCGTCATCTTCTATGCGCAGCTGCGCTGGGTGGCCTTTCCCGGCCGCATCGACATCGTTTTCGAATACACGTTCACGCCGATCACCGGCTTCTATCTCCTCGACAGCGCCTGGCAGGGGCAATGGGATGTCTTCTCTGATGTCTTCCGCCACATCATCCTGCCAGCATCGCTGCTCGGCTATTTCTCACTCGCCTATATCAGCCGCATGACCCGAAGCTTCATGCTGAACGAGCTTTCGCAGGAATATATCGTCGCCGCGCGCGCCAAAGGACTTTCGGAAACGCGGGTGATCTGGGGCCATGCGCTGCGCAATGCCGCCGTGCCGCTGGTCACCGTCATCGCGCTTTCCTATGCCGGCCTGCTCGAAGGATCGGTGCTGACCGAGACTGTCTTTTCCTGGCCGGGCATCGGGCTCTACATCACCAATTCGCTGCAGAACGCCGACATGAACGCTGTACTCGGCGGCACCATCGTCATCGGGACGATCTTCATCGGCATCAACCTTCTGTCTGATCTTCTCTATCGGACGCTCGATCCGAGGACACGAAATCGATGA
- a CDS encoding dipeptidase, whose amino-acid sequence MQFVFDGHNDVLLRLWTHAKDGNDPIAEFADGTTVGHIDARRAKEGGLSGGLCAIYIPSGDLVFADPDADGRYITPMAAPLDPLPSLAIATEMAAIALRLDQAGAWRLCRTVRDIRGAMADNIFAAVLHMEGCEAIGADLSALEVFYAAGLRSLGPVWSRHNVFGYGVPFAFPMKPDTAPGLTEAGFELVRQCNRLGILIDLAHITEKGFWDVAKTTDQPLVASHSNAHALTPVARNLTDRQLDAIRESRGLVGINYATAMLRADGRSDSDTPLSDVIRHIDYLVDRIGIDCVALGSDFDGATIPEEIGDAAGNQKLIAALREVGYGEADLTKLARENWLRILAQAWREDRA is encoded by the coding sequence ATGCAATTCGTATTTGATGGTCATAACGACGTTCTCCTTCGACTTTGGACACATGCAAAAGACGGCAACGATCCGATCGCGGAATTCGCCGACGGCACGACGGTCGGCCACATCGATGCGCGCCGGGCAAAAGAGGGCGGTCTTTCGGGCGGCCTCTGCGCCATCTACATTCCCTCGGGTGATCTCGTCTTCGCCGATCCGGATGCCGACGGCCGCTATATCACCCCGATGGCGGCCCCGCTTGATCCGCTGCCGTCTCTTGCCATCGCGACTGAAATGGCGGCGATCGCGCTGCGGCTCGACCAGGCCGGCGCCTGGCGGCTCTGTCGGACGGTAAGGGACATCCGCGGCGCCATGGCGGACAATATCTTTGCCGCCGTCCTGCATATGGAAGGCTGCGAGGCGATCGGTGCCGACCTCTCGGCGCTCGAGGTGTTCTATGCAGCGGGGCTGCGATCGCTCGGTCCGGTCTGGAGCCGGCACAACGTCTTCGGCTACGGCGTGCCCTTCGCCTTTCCGATGAAGCCTGATACAGCACCCGGCCTTACCGAGGCCGGTTTCGAGCTGGTGAGGCAATGCAACCGCCTCGGCATTCTGATCGACCTGGCCCATATAACCGAAAAAGGATTCTGGGATGTGGCGAAGACGACGGACCAGCCTTTGGTCGCCAGCCATTCCAATGCGCATGCGCTGACGCCGGTCGCACGCAACCTGACCGACAGGCAGCTCGACGCCATCCGCGAAAGCCGGGGGCTCGTCGGCATCAATTATGCAACCGCCATGCTGCGCGCCGACGGCCGCTCGGACAGCGATACGCCGCTTTCCGATGTCATCCGTCACATCGATTATCTCGTCGACCGTATCGGGATCGACTGTGTGGCGCTCGGATCGGACTTCGACGGCGCCACCATTCCCGAGGAAATCGGCGATGCGGCGGGCAATCAGAAGCTGATTGCCGCTCTCCGGGAGGTTGGATATGGTGAAGCCGACCTGACGAAACTTGCTCGTGAAAATTGGCTTCGCATACTGGCACAGGCTTGGCGGGAGGACCGCGCCTAA